The window GCAGCAGAGAGATGAGCCTATGAGTCCCTTTAACTCTTCAGTCAATGCTTTGTCGTTTGGTTTTGTAGCCACTGCCATTCTCATCTCCATGTTCTTAGTCATGGCCATCTTTGAGAGATTTTTCAAACCCACGTCGCCGGAATTCTCGCCGTCCGGCCGCCGAAGAATTGGAGATCTTGAGGCCCAGTTGGAGTTTAATGGAAAACTTGGTTACCCATCACCCAAAATGTCGGTGTATGCAGGTGGAGTTTCAGTTTTAATGCCTGGAGATGATATTCCATCCTACATTGCACACCCAACGCCGGTGCCCTGCCCTCCCGAACGCATATTTTGGCCTCCACATCAACACATATCATTGCCTAGTAGTAGTCCCGCTGCCAACTCCAACCAGAGCTCAGGTTGATATCTGCCTTTTCCTTACCTAATGTAATTCACCAACGCATTTCTGGTTCTGCACCAACTTCAATTGCCCATTTTTCAAGGCACGAGCTCTTGTTTCTGTACTAGGGGAATTGGCTTCCGTACATGTAATCCATCTATTA of the Fragaria vesca subsp. vesca linkage group LG6, FraVesHawaii_1.0, whole genome shotgun sequence genome contains:
- the LOC101308479 gene encoding uncharacterized protein LOC101308479; the protein is MVVQEHSFQWPPIGAPLNNMQQQRDEPMSPFNSSVNALSFGFVATAILISMFLVMAIFERFFKPTSPEFSPSGRRRIGDLEAQLEFNGKLGYPSPKMSVYAGGVSVLMPGDDIPSYIAHPTPVPCPPERIFWPPHQHISLPSSSPAANSNQSSG